In a single window of the Salvelinus namaycush isolate Seneca chromosome 6, SaNama_1.0, whole genome shotgun sequence genome:
- the ap1s1 gene encoding AP-1 complex subunit sigma-1A, which translates to MMRFMLLFSRQGKLRLQKWYTATAERDKKKMVRELMQVVLARKPKMCSFLEWRDLKIVYKRYASLYFCCAVEEQDNELITLEVIHRFVELLDKYFGSVCELDIIFNFEKAYFILDEFLMGGEIQDTSKKSVLKAIEQADLLQEEDESPRSVLEEMGLA; encoded by the exons ATG ATGCGTTTCATGTTGCTGTTCAGTCGGCAGGGGAAGCTGCGTCTCCAGAAGTGGTACACGGCCACGGCCGAGAGGGACAAGAAGAAGATGGTGAGGGAGCTCATGCAGGTGGTGCTGGCCCGCAAGCCCAAGATGTGCAGCTTCCTGGAGTGGAGGGACCTCAAGATCGTCTACAAGAG GTATGCCAGTTTGTATTTTTGCTGTgcggtggaggagcaggacaacGAACTCATCACTCTAGAGGTCATCCACCGCTTCGTGGAGCTGCTGGATAAGTACTTCGGCAGc GTATGTGAGCTGGATATCATCTTTAACTTTGAGAAGGCCTACTTTATACTGGATGAGTTTCTGATGGGGGGGGAGATCCAAGACACGTCCAAGAAGAGTGTACTCAAGGCCATCGAACAGGCCGACCTACTACAGGAG GAGGACGAGTCTCCGAGAAGTGTTCTAGAGGAGATGGGCCTGGCGTAG